The genomic window CAGTAAACTTCAATTATTTTGATAGTCCTAATTTTAATAGAATAAATTACTCTATTTATTTTGCAAATTAACAAATTTATTAAAAGGAACTATGGTCTTAATACTATTATTTTAATACTCGCCAAAGAATGGCTATAATGAGATTACCCCCTCCACTTTGTCAGCTACTTCTTTATATTTTGAAATTACCTTATCCGGATTTTCCATTCTTACTTTTATGGAAACACTGGTGTATTTTCCATTTTTAGATTTTTTAGTGGTTATTACAGCACCAAGATTATCAAAGATAGATTCAACCTTTGCTATCTTATCATCCTTACTTGGTACAATAAACTTATAGAGGTAAAGTGAGGGCCACTCGGAAGTTTCTTCTAATTGTGATCTTAATTTTTTATAAAACGCTTCGGTTTTATCAGCATCATCCATAAATTTTTTATGCAAAGATACGCTTATTAACTAAATTCAGTATTGTAAAACTTAAATAGCTGTTAACTAAAACTTACTTATAATCAATACAACATTAATGATTTCTTGACCTGTAGCATCATTGAAAATTATTAAAATATAATCTAAAGAAATTTATTCTGAAGTGATTTAAACTTTTCTGATTGAAGCGAAAAATAGGTATTTTTTGCTTAATTAAAATCATTTTTCAGTTGCATAGCCGTAGCTTCGGAACTTAAAAATGATAAAAAGTAAGTGAAAAAGCATGTCCTAAATTCAGTTTGGGAAACATTTTGCAGCCAATTAAGGAAAGTTTAAACAACTTCTCTATAAAAAAGTTACGGTACGTAAATTTGTAGTATACTTTTCTACTTAAAATTAAGGATATAGAAAGATTATTGGGTTTCAACTGCGTCTTACGATAATTTTTTAATGAGATGCTATGTTATCTGTAAAATTTTGGATTTCTTAATTAAAATTTTATACTATTTGACAGATATATTCTATTTTTACGAACCTTTAGAAGAAGTTGATTTAAAGAATTTTATAGATTTTGAGCGTACGTAAAGTAGTGATAACCGGTGGTCCTTCAACGGGTAAAACAAGTATAATAGAACATTTGGAAGCAGATAACTCCGTTTGTTTACATGAGGTGTCCCGCAAAATTACTTTAGAAGCACAACGTAAAGGAGTTACACAACTATTTCTGAAAGACCCAAGTCTATTCAGTAAAAAATTATTAGAAGGTAGAATCGCTCAATTTAAAGAAGCCGAAGCATGTGAGACTTCTCCGGTGTATATTGATCGTGGTATTCCGGATATTATAGGATACCTGGATTATGCACATCAAAAAATAGAGGAGCCTTTTAAACAAGCAGCCGAAAACTACCGTTACGAACAGGTTTTTATTCTTCCGCCGTGGCAAAAGATTCATATTACGGACAACGAAAGATATGAAAATTATGAGCAGGCAAGTGATATCTATCAGTATGTACTGGGGGCTTATAACTTATATGGTTATCACTGTATACAAGTACCTTTTGGCACCGTAGAAGAACGGTGTAAATTCATTAAACAATATGTCGGTATCACCGTATGAATCCAGCTTCGGAGGTATTACATACATATTGGGGACATTCTTCATTTAAACCCGGGCAGGAAAAGATTATTGCCAACTGCCTGAACAATACGGATTGTATCGCTTTGTTACCTACGGGTGGCGGAAAATCAGCATGTTATCAGATACCCGGCTTACTTAGGGATGGCATTTGCCTGGTTATTTCACCATTAATCGCCCTAATGGAAGATCAGGTAAATCAACTTAAACAAAAAGGTATTAAAGCAGTAGCTTTAACGAGTACCGTTAAGCCAGATGAGTTAATGGTGTTTTTTGACAATTGTACACACGGGTCCTATAAGTTTTTATATGTATCCCCGGAACGTTTGCAAAATGAAGTGGTACTACAATACCTGCAACAACTACCTTTAAACTTGATTGCCGTTGATGAAGCGCATTGCATTTCTGAATGGGGGCATGATTTTCGGCCGGACTACAGGAAAATCAAAGTACTTCGCGAATTAGTACCTTCTGTACCGATTATTGCCTTATCTGCAACCGCTACAAGTAAAGTTATCAAAGAAATTAAAGAGAATCTGGATCTTTTTCAACCGGAAGTAATCAAAGTATCTTTTGCACGAAAAAACCTGGCTTACAAAGTTTTTAAGGTAGAAGACAAAATGGCTTCGGTAGTACATGTGTTAAATAAATATCCAGGTAGTTCGATCATTTATGTTCGTAATAGAAAAGCAACCCTGGAGATTACCACCTGGCTAAATAATCAGCATTTTAAAGCTACAAGTTACCATGGGGGCATTGATACTTCAGAAAAAAGTAAACGACTTACACAATGGATGTCAGGAGAAGTTACCATTATGGTAGCTACCAATGCTTTTGGGATGGGTATTGATAAACCTGATGTTCGGAATGTGATTCATATTGCGTTACCGGATAGTATTGAAAATTATTTTCAAGAGGCAGGTCGGGCCGGAAGAGACGGTGTCAGTTCTAATTCATTTTTATTTTATCAACAAAACGATATACAGGTTGTAAAAAATCAATATATAAAAACCCTACCGGACAAGGATTTTTTAAGTACCGTATACCATCGTCTTGTTACCTATCTTCAAATTGCTTACGGCGAAGGAATGGCGACCAAATATATTTTTAATTTTAATTTATTCTGTCAGCAATATGATCTTCCAATACTATTGACTTATAATTGCCTTCAGTTTCTAGATCAATCCGGAATTTTAAAATTTACTAAGCGATTTCAGCGCAATTCCAGTTTGTACATTAAAGCCTCGGGAAATGAGCTTTTACAATATATAGAAAATAATAAAGAGTATCAATTAGTAATTAAGGCAATACTAAGACTTTACGGGGGTGTTTTTGAGGAATCTACCGCTATTAACATGGCACTTATTGCTACTAAAATCGGAAAAGACATTAGTTTTATAGTTAAGGTATTACAAGCTGTTCAGGATACAGGTATGCTTACTTTTATTCATAAAATTACAGACGCAGAAGTTGTCTTTTTGGTTCCCAGAGAAGATCAGGTAAGCCTTTCTCCGCTTACTCCGCTTCTCAAAACTTACAGAGATTCTAAAATCAATAAAGTCGATGCAATAATTCGTTATATAGAAAGTCAGCAATGCCGAAATATACAGTTATTACAATATTTTGATGAACCTAATGCGATCAAATGTACTATTTGCGATATTTGTCTTCAAAAAATACCGGAAAAAACCAAACCTGAAATTGCTTCTGAAATTAAAAAATTATTAAACAATAAAACTGCAAGCACGCAGGAAATAGTAGCTTCTATTCATGCTTCAGAAGCTTTAATTATTGAGGTCATTAGGGAATTACTTGAAAAAAATTACATAAAGAGGAATATATCAAATACATACCAACACGTCAGTAAATGAGAACATTAAGAATTGTTTTTATGGGAACCCCAGAATTTGCGGTGGCTTCTCTTAAAACCATTGTAGAAAATAATTATCAGGTAGTAGGTGTGATTACTGCTCCTGACCGTCCGGCGGGAAGAGGTCGACAATTAAAAGAATCTGCTGTTAAACAATTTGCCCTATCACAACAAATTCCGGTTTTACAACCTATAAACTTAAAAAACCCCGATTTTATTAAAGAACTTGCTTTATTAGAAGCTAATGTACAGGTAGTCGTAGCATTCAGAATGTTACCCAAGATAGTTTGGGAAATGCCTGAATATGGTACTTTCAACCTGCATGCTTCCTTATTACCTTTGTATCGAGGGGCTGCTCCTATTAACTGGGCTATAATTAATGGGGAGGAAAAAACCGGGGTAACTACGTTTTTTATTGATGAAAAAATTGATACCGGAATGATCATTAACCAGGAAGAAGTTGCTATCCGTGAGGATGATAACGCCGGAACCTTGCATGATCGACTAATGGCATCCGGAGCAGATTTAGTGAGTACTACTTTAAGGCAAATTAAAGAAGATACTATATCTGTAATTAAACAACCTTCTTTACAACCGGAGAAAACAGCTTTTAAACTAACCAAAGAAAATACAAGAATTAACTGGAACCAACCCGCTTCAGTCATCCATAACTTTATCAGAGGACTGTCCCCCTATCCTGTAGCATGGACTAGCCTGAATAATAACAACAAAACCAATACTGTTAAGATTTATGAAGTATCTATAGTAATAACAGAAAATAAATTCCCCATCGGACAACTACTTATAGAAGATAATCAGATAAAAGTTTCGGTCCCCGACGGATTTGTAATTCTCCATCAAATTCAATTACCAGGAAAAAAGGTGATGTCTGCTAAAGCTCTACTTAACGGATATCAATTTGCAAAAGAGGCGCGATTAAAATAAGAATCTTATATTTTTACTGTTAACTTTTCATAAAAAATAAATCTTTATTAACAATCGAATATAGTTATTAACAAAACCCCGTATTTACTGGGCTAATCCTTGCAAGGGTCATAAATCCATATAAATTTGTATTGCGTTTAACAAAAGTTGGTGCGCAACTACCAATTATTTAAAATCAGAATTATGAATAAAACAGAATTAATTGATGCAATGGCAGAAGATGCGGGAATCACAAAGGCCGCCGCAAAAAAAGCATTGGAATCATTTTTAGGAAATGTACAGAAATCTCTTAAGAAGGGAGATCGTATTTCTTTAGTAGGTTTCGGATCTTGGTCAGTATCAAAAAGAGCTGCGAGAGAAGGAAGAAACCCTCAAACCGGTAAAACTATCAAAATCGCTGCTAAAAATGTAGTTAAATTTAAAGCAGGTGCAGATCTATCAGGAGCTGTAAACTAGAACGATTTATTTATTATAGCAGAACCTCTTATATTCGTATAAGGGGTTTTTTATGCTTGCTTAATTTTTAAATTCTATAAACAAATGCTTATGTCACTTACGAAGCTTTTATAACTTACATTTTTTATTATTAGTGTCCGGCTGAAATAACTAAAAGTTTATAAAGTATCGTAAATAAGGTAATTCCAAACTTTATCATATTTTAAGGTTGCTATTTTACATTTTTAAAAGTAGTTTGTTTTTTCAAGTAAATAATTTGTGGTATTGCATTTCAAAACCATTATAACTTTGCCTTGACTCTTAATTCTAGAAGTAATGGCAATCTTAAATCTTTACCGGATGTAAATACCTTTCTTACTACATCTTACCTGTAAAAAAGCAACTTTCTTGAAGTTTACAGTTAAAAAAAATCAATAACATCTTTGATTATTGCAAAAATTTTATATAGTTTTAGATTATGTAAATAAAAGCGTATGACCTCACTTGAACCCGCTAAAGGACATTTGTTGATAGCTGAGCCATCAATAACCGGTGATTCGTTTAACCGATCTGTGGTATTGCTTGCAGATCATGGCGTACAGGGTTCAGTTGGATTTATAATGAACAAACCCTTAGAATATACATTATCAGATCTAGTACCGGAAATTAATGCTAACTTTTCAATTTATAATGGCGGACCAGTAGAGCAGGATAATTTATATTTCATTCATAAAGTACCTCACTTAATACCTAAAAGTATTGAAATTTCTAACGGAATCTACTGGGGAGGCGATTTTACCGAAGTTTCCAAGTTGATTGAGGAAAATAAAATTAGTGCAAAAGAAATTCGGTTTTTTTTAGGTTATTCCGGATGGGATGCTAATCAATTATTATCAGAATTAGAATCAAATTCTTGGGTTATTGTAAAGAACACGTACGAAAAAAATATAATCAATAAACCTGATACTTCTTTTTGGAAAGAAAAGATGATTGAATTAGGTGGAGACTATATTTTATGGTCTAACGCTCCTGAAAACCCGAGTTATAATTAAATTTACATACTTCTACTCCATCAAGTTGCCATTAATTCCCATCTTTTTAATTTCCTGTTGCAGTAATTTTTGTAGTTGTAAAGAAGTCTTCGTGATATACTCCTTTTTCTTGTACTTGGTTATTGGAATAATTCCGGAAATCGTATTGGTTAAAAATAGCTCGTCTGCTTTTTGTAGCTGAAAAGGAGATATAGAAGTTTCTTCGATAGCATAGTCCGAATTTTTTTTCAGTAGTTTAAGAATTTGCAAACGCATGATTCCATTAAGACATCCGTCTGTTAGCGGAGGGGTACTAATGGTGGTTCCGTTCACCATAAAAATATTGGCATTAAGCGATTCAATAGCCATCTTATTCGTATTTAATAGCAAGCAATTCTTAAAATTATTCTCTTCAGCAAAAATACTTCCTAAAACATTGATTAATCTATTATTAGATTTAAGGGTAGATAATAAATCAGGTGTAACATAATGATCTTTATACAAACCTACTTCATAAGAATGATTTTCTTTAATTGTAAATAGTTCTTCAATCTCTTCCGCAAAAATTATAAACTCTACCCCTCTTTGCTTTGGAGTATATAATCCTCCTTCACTTCTATGCACTATAATTTTAACACGATTTACTTTATCAGCTAAATCATTTATTGCGATAAGTTCTACTATTTTTTCCTGAAGATATTCCATGGTAAAATTCATCGGAATTTCCATCCGCATGATTCGCATGGATGCCATTAAGCGCAAATAATGATCTTCCCAAAAAAGAATAAGTTGATGTTTAACTTTTATCGTTTCAAAAACTGCATCTCCGTATTGATATCCACGGTTGTAAACAGACAAACCAGCTTGGTTTATAGGTTGATGGGTTCCGTTTTGAGAAATGTATTTCATCTTGCTTATAGTAAAAAGAGAGTGGCAAAGATACATTACAAAACATTAGTGTCCGGTAAAGATTCAAGATCGCTATCGCTTCTAGAACCAAGAATCAAGACTAATCATTATAATGTTGAAAATCAATTATATAAGATTATTCATGTTTAAAAAAAATTACTTTTAAAAAAGTAAAAAAGCAGCCTCTAAATACTTTAAAGTTTAGAATCACCTTATTTTGATACGCTTCATAAACTTTTATTTCTTTTAAGCCGGCACTAATAATTACAAAAAAGAGTTTGACCATACGGACAAACTCTTTTAAACTAACACTGTAAAAACTATGACGATTTTTAAGTATTACTTGTTTAATAAATTTTTAGTAGTTGTTTTCTCTGTGGAAAAATAGCTATTCTTTCGGATCAAAGTTTTCAAAAAAGTTAGGCTTAAATACTAACTGTAACCATGCCCAGTTTTGAACATCTGCCGCTGCATCTTCTGTGATATTTCTAATCTCGTATAGACCATCGCTAGCAAACATTTGAGAATATCCTGCTGCTAATGCAAATCCTTTGAATTTTTTAGCAAATACAATATCTACTTCCGTACCTAGGGATTTTTCACCCCCTGCAGTTTCTTGTTCTCCGCTAAAGTTTAATACTTTGATTAACAGGTTAGAAGTTTCACTGGTATTGAACTTAACACTAGCATGCAAATCAATTAATCCTACTGAATTTGCATGGTTTCCAACGTAGAAGTAATCCATAAAACCATTAAACTTATGATTAGTACCGTATAAAGGGAAGAAAGCTCCGGTTTCTCCTGCTTCTCCATCGTTACCACTGATAATTTCTGCTCCAATACCTAAGTTTACTACAGAACTTGTTTTATAATTTAGATCAAGACTAGTCAAATAAGCCCCTTTTACATCCACTTCATTCTGACGGTCGCCCGTTTGTAAATACCCGTTAAAAAGAATTCCTAAATCTCCTAGTTTATAGTTTAAATGGGCACCAAAGGTTTGTAAACTGCTAATCCCTCCAAAAGAATCAATATTTCCATCAGCATCTCTTGTAAAATCTTGAAAACCATTATTCAATACTAATAAACTACCATTAAGCCCCTTATTTTTAAAGTTTAAATGCATATACTGCATGTGTTTATAGGAAAAGAAACCAGTGATCGTATACAAATTACCTACAGAATCAAATCCGGTTGGATTTTGCGTATCCTGATTCCATGCAAACCCAAAATCAGCTTTAAATTTTTCAGATTTATAGGTAAACAAGCCAAGATCATGGTTACGACCTTGTTGAGCCCAATCTAAGCCTCCTAAAATACGCTGATCATCATAAGATAGTACTTGTCGTCCTAGTTTAGTTGACCAACCGCTACCTAAATTGATTTTTGCCCATGCTTGAAAAACGGCAAAAGAATTATTCTGATCGAAGGGTAAAATCTGGCGGTTCTCTCCCCAAACTGCTACGTCTTGTAAACTGACGTATAATTCATAAGCCCCAAAAGTATAATCACTGTTAAGGCGTACCCGGGTAGAAATTCCAAAACCAGGTTCTGCAGCATCCGGAATCAAATTTCCGAAACCATGACGGAATTCTGTTCGAGGTTTAAATTCTCCACTTAGTTTAAATTGTGCTTGTGCAATTTGACATGCAAAAAGTAACGTGATAATATATATGAATTGTTTCTTCATAATTTTAGTTTAAATAGTTGTAGTTAAAAAAAGTAATGGTTATAATTAATTTAATGCTCTAGAAAGTCAATGAGATGCTTTCTATATGCGTAATAATCAGAATGTTCTAATACGGATTTTCGGGTTCTTGGTCTTTTGAAGTCAATATTCAATATATCACCGATTTTTGCACAAGGCCCACTGGTCATCATAACTACGCGATCTGCTAAAAAGATAGCCTCGTCTACATCGTGGGTGATCATTACTGCCGTAATTTTTTCTTTGTTCCAAATTTCGATAAGGATATCTTGTAATTCTCCGCGAGTTAGGGAATCAAGCATTCCAAAAGGTTCATCTAACAATAGTACCTTTGGTTTGATGGCAAATGCACGTGCTATTCCTACCCTTTGCTGCATCCCTTGCGATAATTCATTTGCTTTTTTATTAAAAGCACCTTCCAGCCCTACTTTATGCAAATAATACTTAGCAATATCGTTACGTTCTTTTTTAGTAGCATGGCTAAATACCTGATTAACTCCTAAAAGGACATTGTCCAGAGCAGTCATCCATGGCATTAAACTTGGTGATTGAAAGATGACTCCTCGATCCGGTCCCGGACCTTTTACCGGTTTGCCTAAGACTGCTATATTCCCACCGGAAATTTCGTTGAGTCCGGCAATCATAGATAACATGGTCGTTTTACCACAACCGGAATGTCCGATAATTGTTACAAACTCTTCCTTCATAATTTGAAGGTTTAGGTTCTCTAGAACGGTATAGTCTCCTTTAGGAGTTGGGTATACTTTCTTTAAGTTTACCAGGTCCAGCATTACTTTTGAAGAATACGCAATGCCATTTTCTTTGGTAATTTGTTTTGATAAGGTTTCTGTCGTCATAGTACAATTTTTTTAGGCTACAAAACCTTTTGGTGCGATGTCCGGTAGCATATATACTTCTTTAGATACTGATTTTCGGGATTCTCCAATATCCATTAGATATTCGATAATCGCATTACGTGTTTTTTTGTAATTAGGATTATCATTTAATGCAGTTTTATCCCTGGGACGTTCGATATCAATTTTGAATTCAGGGCCAAGCGTGGCATTAGGTCCAGGTTTTAAGGGAATTATACGGTCCGC from Aquimarina sp. ERC-38 includes these protein-coding regions:
- the fmt gene encoding methionyl-tRNA formyltransferase — its product is MRTLRIVFMGTPEFAVASLKTIVENNYQVVGVITAPDRPAGRGRQLKESAVKQFALSQQIPVLQPINLKNPDFIKELALLEANVQVVVAFRMLPKIVWEMPEYGTFNLHASLLPLYRGAAPINWAIINGEEKTGVTTFFIDEKIDTGMIINQEEVAIREDDNAGTLHDRLMASGADLVSTTLRQIKEDTISVIKQPSLQPEKTAFKLTKENTRINWNQPASVIHNFIRGLSPYPVAWTSLNNNNKTNTVKIYEVSIVITENKFPIGQLLIEDNQIKVSVPDGFVILHQIQLPGKKVMSAKALLNGYQFAKEARLK
- a CDS encoding RecQ family ATP-dependent DNA helicase; this encodes MNPASEVLHTYWGHSSFKPGQEKIIANCLNNTDCIALLPTGGGKSACYQIPGLLRDGICLVISPLIALMEDQVNQLKQKGIKAVALTSTVKPDELMVFFDNCTHGSYKFLYVSPERLQNEVVLQYLQQLPLNLIAVDEAHCISEWGHDFRPDYRKIKVLRELVPSVPIIALSATATSKVIKEIKENLDLFQPEVIKVSFARKNLAYKVFKVEDKMASVVHVLNKYPGSSIIYVRNRKATLEITTWLNNQHFKATSYHGGIDTSEKSKRLTQWMSGEVTIMVATNAFGMGIDKPDVRNVIHIALPDSIENYFQEAGRAGRDGVSSNSFLFYQQNDIQVVKNQYIKTLPDKDFLSTVYHRLVTYLQIAYGEGMATKYIFNFNLFCQQYDLPILLTYNCLQFLDQSGILKFTKRFQRNSSLYIKASGNELLQYIENNKEYQLVIKAILRLYGGVFEESTAINMALIATKIGKDISFIVKVLQAVQDTGMLTFIHKITDAEVVFLVPREDQVSLSPLTPLLKTYRDSKINKVDAIIRYIESQQCRNIQLLQYFDEPNAIKCTICDICLQKIPEKTKPEIASEIKKLLNNKTASTQEIVASIHASEALIIEVIRELLEKNYIKRNISNTYQHVSK
- a CDS encoding aminotransferase class IV; translated protein: MKYISQNGTHQPINQAGLSVYNRGYQYGDAVFETIKVKHQLILFWEDHYLRLMASMRIMRMEIPMNFTMEYLQEKIVELIAINDLADKVNRVKIIVHRSEGGLYTPKQRGVEFIIFAEEIEELFTIKENHSYEVGLYKDHYVTPDLLSTLKSNNRLINVLGSIFAEENNFKNCLLLNTNKMAIESLNANIFMVNGTTISTPPLTDGCLNGIMRLQILKLLKKNSDYAIEETSISPFQLQKADELFLTNTISGIIPITKYKKKEYITKTSLQLQKLLQQEIKKMGINGNLME
- a CDS encoding ATP-binding protein; translation: MSVRKVVITGGPSTGKTSIIEHLEADNSVCLHEVSRKITLEAQRKGVTQLFLKDPSLFSKKLLEGRIAQFKEAEACETSPVYIDRGIPDIIGYLDYAHQKIEEPFKQAAENYRYEQVFILPPWQKIHITDNERYENYEQASDIYQYVLGAYNLYGYHCIQVPFGTVEERCKFIKQYVGITV
- a CDS encoding YqgE/AlgH family protein; translated protein: MTSLEPAKGHLLIAEPSITGDSFNRSVVLLADHGVQGSVGFIMNKPLEYTLSDLVPEINANFSIYNGGPVEQDNLYFIHKVPHLIPKSIEISNGIYWGGDFTEVSKLIEENKISAKEIRFFLGYSGWDANQLLSELESNSWVIVKNTYEKNIINKPDTSFWKEKMIELGGDYILWSNAPENPSYN
- a CDS encoding HU family DNA-binding protein, translating into MNKTELIDAMAEDAGITKAAAKKALESFLGNVQKSLKKGDRISLVGFGSWSVSKRAAREGRNPQTGKTIKIAAKNVVKFKAGADLSGAVN
- a CDS encoding DUF493 family protein, encoding MDDADKTEAFYKKLRSQLEETSEWPSLYLYKFIVPSKDDKIAKVESIFDNLGAVITTKKSKNGKYTSVSIKVRMENPDKVISKYKEVADKVEGVISL
- a CDS encoding ABC transporter ATP-binding protein — translated: MTTETLSKQITKENGIAYSSKVMLDLVNLKKVYPTPKGDYTVLENLNLQIMKEEFVTIIGHSGCGKTTMLSMIAGLNEISGGNIAVLGKPVKGPGPDRGVIFQSPSLMPWMTALDNVLLGVNQVFSHATKKERNDIAKYYLHKVGLEGAFNKKANELSQGMQQRVGIARAFAIKPKVLLLDEPFGMLDSLTRGELQDILIEIWNKEKITAVMITHDVDEAIFLADRVVMMTSGPCAKIGDILNIDFKRPRTRKSVLEHSDYYAYRKHLIDFLEH